ACTGAATTCAGCGACCCGCTTATACAATAACCGTTTTGTACTGAAAATGCCTTCCACGAGCCGTTCGCAGTCGGTCCCTTTGGCCTCCGCGCGTAACACAGAAATGGAGTCTGCTTCGGTCAACTTAAAATAGTCCGTCAGATCCAGCTTGGGATATAGATGGAAAAACGCACGCGCAAACATCGTACTGGCTGAACGGACTGCGTGATGCCAATAGACTTCGCTGAACATCACATAACGGGCAAACACCATCAACTCAGCCGCGGTTTTTCCTTTCGATCCAATGGCCAGTCCGTCGCCTGCTTCGTTGACCATCAGTGAATGGATTAAACGATTTTTATCAAAATTACGTCCATAAGGCACACCAGCATGCAGGCTGTCCCGATCCAGATAGTCCATCTTGTCAATGTCTATAGGGCCGGATAATATCGATCGAACCAGTCGCATCTCTGTCGTATCAGATTTCGGAACTAAAATATCCAGAACCTCTTCCGGCTCAATGCCCCATTCCGACTTCAAGATGACTGCCAGTTCATGCCCTTCTGACAGAAATTCCCGCGCAAACTTTTCATGCCGGGGAATGCCTTCAAGTGACATGTCTTCAATCAAATGACAGAATGCCCAATGACCAATATCGTGTAATAATGCCGCAGCAATCAGCACCTCAGCCGTATGTACGTCAATGATCGCGGCAAACCGGACATCTTTTCCCAACTGCCACAGATACTGTAGCGCATTATGATAAACGCCTAATGCATGCTCGAAGCGGGTATGTGTTGCACCGGGATAAACCTGCGCCGAAAACCCCAACTGAGTAATATGCGACAAACGGCGAAACTCTTCCGTATCGACGAGCGCACGCACGCGTTTCGTAAAGGGAACATCCTGCTGATAGGGAATGCGAACCAGACCACTGCCTGACTGTAAATTGGAAAGTTCAGGTATCTCTACATAAGGATGGTTCATAAAGCATCAATCAATGTTACGATATTCGTTTCGTGGTTCAGGCTAATAGTGTTGAACGATCATTGGGAGCGAACAACTCTTCCACGACCGTCGCAATCATGGCGTTATCTTCCTGCGCCCCCTCAGAACACATTGCATCCCACAAAACACGCCCCGCCTGGACGGCCCGTTGCACCTTTACAGGTAATAACGTGCTTTGAACAGAAGGACGCAGCCCTTGATTCTGAATCGCTTCCGACAATAAGTTAGGAATCAAATCGATCTGATCAACCGATTCAAAATCGACCATTCCCACGAGAAGTGGATTCACGCGGCCCTGAATCAAAGACCGAACATCGTCCTGATACGCAATCAAAGGCTTTCCCAGAATCCAGGCCATGGCTGCTTCTGAAACCGCACCTTCATCAGGCGTCCGACCGTTCAGATTCCAGACCATCGCTTCACACTCCTCAACCAGCTGATACACATCCAGCGCAAAAATGGCTTCATGTAAAAACTGCGCTGCCATAGGCGTATCCCAGTTCCGTTCCACAAGCACATCCAGTACCAGACGAAACTCCATACCATCCCGGTGAGGTAAGTAAACTTGATATCCGTTTTTTGTTAACTGATCGGCAATGGCCGTCATCTCTTCGCGTTCAGAACGATTAAATAACGGGCCAGCGCAGTAAACGCGAATCTGCTCATCAGAATGTTTCATGGTCAAACCTGTAATGCTTCCCTGCTGCTAGAAAACCATTTAGAATATTGTTTAGATGGGGTCCTGCAAGTTATTGTAGCAATACCCCGATTTTTTTCACCCAAACCAGATTCTTTTCAGCTTTCTTCTCTAAAATTCGTAATCTGAATCGCCTATCTTGTCATCTTCAGAGTGAGTGTACCGGAATCCAGATCGAAATTCATGAATCAAAATACGATAGCATCATCCCAATTTGACAGCCGCCGATTCACATACGGTCTGCTCTGTGTTCTGCTGGGAAGTGGTACGGTCACTCTGGCAGTGCAATCCATTTTCAGCAATCTGGATATTGCCACCTTATATGTCAGCTCCGATCTGTGGCAGAGTCTCATTCCGGCCTGGTCCGGTCAGGTCGAACCGGCAACGCGATCCGCAATCATCCCCTTTTTTCCCCTCATGGGTTACCTGATACTCGCTGCCTGCGGGACCTGGGTTTGTGGTGCGTTGCTGATATCTAAAATAAATCACTGTCCATTCAGAATTACTTTAGCGGAGTGGGGCTGGAACGGATATCGCTGGTGGCTACTGCCAGGCGCGTGGGAAATACTCCGCATTGCCGCCTTCATTCTTGGCTGGACTGGTGCAGAAAGTCTGCTGCTCGCAACATCACAATTCTGGTTTTCCGTCGCCATTGCCGGCTGGATGGCTGCCTTTGCTTCATTGCTTATCCCGGTTTCCCTATTGGATTCTGAACTGGAAGCCGGAGTGGCAAAAGAAGACCGCAAAATCGCAATTCCCTTTTCTGCCTGGATGATGATGGCACTGTTTGTGATACTGTTCACCTTCATGAACTGGCGACTGTATGAAGGCATGCTGGTGCCCCACGGCGACTCTGCCATGTACGAAGAACACCTCTGGAATGTGTCGCATGGAAAAGGCTTTCGCAGCTATCTGGACCAGGGACTCTTCTGGGGCGAGCACATTCAATTTATTCATCTGTTCCTACTTCCGCTCTATCTGATCTGGCCATCACACTTGATGTTGGAATTGTGCGAAACACTGGCACTAGCTACGGGAGTGATCCCCTTATATCGCATGGCTGTGCGCCACAGTCGTTCGACGACCATAGGCAAGGCCATGGTGGCTGCATATTTGTGCTACTTTCCGCTGCAGTTTCTCGACATCGCAATCGACCTGAAAACATTTCGTCCGATTTCGTTCGGGGTCCCCCTGCTACTGTTTGCACTGGAAGCGATCGAATTAAAACGCTGGAAGACGACAGTCGTACTTCTATTGTTCACATTAACCGCCAAAGAAGACTACGCTATCATTCTCGGACCGCTGGGGCTCTGGATTGCCTGGCAGCAATGGTCCATGCGAAAACAGGAAAGTGCTACCACCAAACCGAACTTTCTGAAAACCGTCGCGCCGGGTGTCGGCCTTTCTCTGTTTGCGGTGCTCTATCTGGGATTCGTTGTGAAAGTCGCCATCCCGTGGTTTCGTAGCGGCGAACAGGTGCATTACGTCGGCTACTTCAGCAAATTTGGGAACTCACTCGGCGAGGTCGTTCAGAATATTTTATTCAACCCCGCACTACTGCTGGGCGAACTGTTTCGGCCCGATACTTTTATCTACGGGCTGGCTCTCATTGTTCCATTGGGATTTCTACCACTGTTTTCGCCAAGCCGAATCTTGGTGGCGGCACCGATTTTTGGATTACTTTGTCTGAATGAATTAGCCCACGATCCCCGCCACCACTTTCATGCACCGATTGTTCCCATTCTCTGTTGGGCTGCAGCGTTTGGTGTGGGTAATATTCCCTCGTTCCTTGAACGCTGGAAAGGGAAAATCAAACCAGCGACAACACAAACGTTTGCCATGCATTTCCTCTGGTCCTCGGCCATCGCCACAGGTATCTTCTTCAGCCTGGGACCACTGGGCCTGGTTTTCTGGGATTCCGGTTCCGCCTGGTACTGGCAGAGGCTGTATGTCCCCGGCGAACGAGCCAGGCAGTTTGAGAAAGTGGCGCCTCTGATACCGTCTGACAGCAAAGTCGCATCAACCGATTTCGTTCATCCCCGCTTCACGCACCATGCACGCTCATACGACTACAGCAATTACAAGCGAAAGGTCAACGAGTACCAGTCAGGAGTGCCCGCAGATACTGATTTCATCGTCATTGACACACAACACCCCTATAGCGAAATCAAAACTCCTGATCAGGTCCCCGAATTTCGCGAACACCCCGACCAATGGGAACTGATCCCAGACGAAACAAACGGCTATTTCATCATCCTGAAACGGAAACCGGTACCTGAGTCTGAATTGAAGGATTGAGGGAACTGAATGTCAGTTTAATATTTCCCCAATACGGGGGTTTGCTTCCTGCTGGCAACGGTAATAATGGAGAAGATAACCCAGCCGCCGGTATACCAATCTGGCGCAGCGAACGCAGTAACGCGTTCGCCAATCTAAGCAGGTGGCCCTCGCCGAAACTTTGTGCGAAATAGTGAAAATCAGCCTCATTTCCCAGAGTTTTTTGAAGAATTCACCGACTAGCCCCCCCGTTTCCAGTGACTTGTGATGAATGTCCAGCTAAGGTATGCGGCAAGTGGAATGTCGGTTTTTCCCAGAACCAGAGAGAGGGCTTCAGCCTGCGGGTGATGGGGAATGTATACGGATAATCGTTTAGTCACAGAAAGTTTAAGTCCGTTCGGACACGAGATGGAAACATGGCACAACAATATATTATGCAACTGGAAGGCGTTACCAAAGTCTACGAACAGAAGGAAATTCTGAAAGACATTTGGCTTTCGTTTTTCCCCGGTGCCAAAATCGGGGTTTTGGGGGCTAATGGTGCTGGTAAGAGTACACTCCTGAAAATCATGTCAGGTGAAGATACCAATTTTTCCGGTGAAGCCCGGCCTGCTAAAAATATAAAAATCGGTTACTTCAAACAGGAACCGGATTTGGATCCCAATCAGACCGTTGATGAGTGCATTTCGGAAGCGGTTGCGGAATCACAGGCCATTCTGGATCGCTATAACGAAGTGAACATGCTATTCGCCGACGATCCTTCTCCGGAAGAAATGGAAAAGCTGATCGAAGAACAGGCGACTCTGCAAGACCAGATTGACGCCGCCAATCTCTGGGAACTCGACCGAACCCTGGAGATTGCCATGGATGCGATGCGTGTTCCCCCCGGCGATTCGATTATTGGCAGCTTGTCTGGTGGAGAGCAACGCCGGGTTGCACTCTGTAAAATCCTGCTGCAAAATCCTGACTTACTGCTTCTCGACGAACCAACAAACCACCTCGATGCCGAATCGGTCGCCTGGCTGGAGCGGTATCTGCATAGCTTCACTGGCACAGTTGTCGCCATTACCCACGATCGCTATTTCCTGGATAATGTGGCCGGCTGGATCCTG
This window of the Gimesia fumaroli genome carries:
- a CDS encoding HD domain-containing protein, whose amino-acid sequence is MNHPYVEIPELSNLQSGSGLVRIPYQQDVPFTKRVRALVDTEEFRRLSHITQLGFSAQVYPGATHTRFEHALGVYHNALQYLWQLGKDVRFAAIIDVHTAEVLIAAALLHDIGHWAFCHLIEDMSLEGIPRHEKFAREFLSEGHELAVILKSEWGIEPEEVLDILVPKSDTTEMRLVRSILSGPIDIDKMDYLDRDSLHAGVPYGRNFDKNRLIHSLMVNEAGDGLAIGSKGKTAAELMVFARYVMFSEVYWHHAVRSASTMFARAFFHLYPKLDLTDYFKLTEADSISVLRAEAKGTDCERLVEGIFSTKRLLYKRVAEFSFYESADVFELIAHQPISSLVKWSENLARRLAQRLNQTVASTDILIDAPPTHREVEFDVQIYSAREARYQPLHIVSPVVDTLARKQFDDFVKRVRVFAHPQIARQCAEMQDFEQLLIESVQESF
- a CDS encoding nucleoside 2-deoxyribosyltransferase; protein product: MKHSDEQIRVYCAGPLFNRSEREEMTAIADQLTKNGYQVYLPHRDGMEFRLVLDVLVERNWDTPMAAQFLHEAIFALDVYQLVEECEAMVWNLNGRTPDEGAVSEAAMAWILGKPLIAYQDDVRSLIQGRVNPLLVGMVDFESVDQIDLIPNLLSEAIQNQGLRPSVQSTLLPVKVQRAVQAGRVLWDAMCSEGAQEDNAMIATVVEELFAPNDRSTLLA
- a CDS encoding DUF2079 domain-containing protein, which codes for MNQNTIASSQFDSRRFTYGLLCVLLGSGTVTLAVQSIFSNLDIATLYVSSDLWQSLIPAWSGQVEPATRSAIIPFFPLMGYLILAACGTWVCGALLISKINHCPFRITLAEWGWNGYRWWLLPGAWEILRIAAFILGWTGAESLLLATSQFWFSVAIAGWMAAFASLLIPVSLLDSELEAGVAKEDRKIAIPFSAWMMMALFVILFTFMNWRLYEGMLVPHGDSAMYEEHLWNVSHGKGFRSYLDQGLFWGEHIQFIHLFLLPLYLIWPSHLMLELCETLALATGVIPLYRMAVRHSRSTTIGKAMVAAYLCYFPLQFLDIAIDLKTFRPISFGVPLLLFALEAIELKRWKTTVVLLLFTLTAKEDYAIILGPLGLWIAWQQWSMRKQESATTKPNFLKTVAPGVGLSLFAVLYLGFVVKVAIPWFRSGEQVHYVGYFSKFGNSLGEVVQNILFNPALLLGELFRPDTFIYGLALIVPLGFLPLFSPSRILVAAPIFGLLCLNELAHDPRHHFHAPIVPILCWAAAFGVGNIPSFLERWKGKIKPATTQTFAMHFLWSSAIATGIFFSLGPLGLVFWDSGSAWYWQRLYVPGERARQFEKVAPLIPSDSKVASTDFVHPRFTHHARSYDYSNYKRKVNEYQSGVPADTDFIVIDTQHPYSEIKTPDQVPEFREHPDQWELIPDETNGYFIILKRKPVPESELKD